One part of the Prochlorococcus marinus str. MIT 9313 genome encodes these proteins:
- a CDS encoding DUF3119 family protein, with product MSSTPESQPDQSQSVILKPNIRLPVLVYVIGLAMLPLPLHPWATIVVCGFAVFLLVQAYLLRLELTDKDLVIWRVDEEIRRFPFANWLAWRMFLPEIPGILFFREVKSPHLLPILFDPVMLVEQLRLRVGTLEVPKESD from the coding sequence ATGTCATCGACACCTGAAAGCCAGCCTGATCAAAGCCAGAGCGTAATTCTCAAACCAAACATCCGCTTACCTGTATTGGTGTACGTTATTGGCCTAGCAATGCTACCGCTCCCTCTCCATCCTTGGGCGACGATTGTTGTGTGTGGATTCGCAGTGTTTTTGCTGGTGCAAGCTTATCTGCTGCGTTTGGAATTAACCGACAAAGATCTCGTGATATGGCGAGTAGACGAGGAGATACGCCGCTTCCCATTTGCCAATTGGCTGGCCTGGCGAATGTTCTTGCCGGAAATACCAGGCATCTTGTTCTTCCGCGAAGTCAAGAGCCCTCATCTGCTGCCAATCCTTTTTGACCCTGTCATGCTTGTAGAACAGCTGAGGCTTCGAGTGGGAACTCTCGAAGTGCCTAAAGAGTCGGACTAA
- a CDS encoding peroxiredoxin-like family protein has translation MEKGKYRLIILLPQLGDFDSLEYAQALVADMPRLRAAGISTLAIGIGNAESAERFCTFTGFPKQNMLVDEEPTLHRELGLYGGLKTLGGPWPALFLMCAGIGSPGTLSEVLRGYTGDRNAPQRIANNETINISPFPSVRGSFFRRAGGEGFQRPFELATIRLRNMIEVLSNLGTYLPRDDFITQRGGTYLLDCDDTLLYSHQDKGILGFSETMAKPLSFLGQYLDKN, from the coding sequence ATGGAAAAAGGCAAATATCGACTTATTATTTTGCTTCCCCAGTTAGGTGACTTTGACAGCCTCGAATATGCTCAAGCGCTAGTAGCTGATATGCCAAGGCTAAGGGCTGCTGGGATCTCCACTTTGGCCATAGGCATAGGCAACGCTGAGAGTGCGGAACGATTCTGCACCTTTACTGGCTTTCCTAAGCAAAATATGTTGGTAGATGAGGAACCGACACTCCACAGAGAGCTGGGTCTCTATGGCGGACTAAAAACACTTGGTGGCCCTTGGCCTGCATTGTTTTTAATGTGCGCAGGCATTGGTTCTCCAGGCACCCTGTCTGAAGTACTACGTGGCTACACAGGAGATCGTAATGCACCCCAGCGAATCGCGAATAACGAAACCATCAATATCTCCCCATTCCCATCCGTAAGAGGATCCTTTTTCAGGCGAGCTGGTGGTGAGGGTTTTCAAAGACCATTTGAACTCGCTACTATTCGACTCCGAAACATGATAGAAGTGCTAAGTAACTTGGGTACTTACTTACCTCGTGACGACTTCATTACACAACGGGGCGGTACTTATTTACTAGATTGTGACGACACACTTTTATATAGCCACCAAGACAAGGGGATCCTCGGATTCTCAGAAACAATGGCCAAACCCCTTTCTTTCCTAGGCCAATATCTAGATAAGAATTAA
- a CDS encoding GNAT family N-acetyltransferase: MIHELNTPSELNEAYGLIRHLHPKLGKADFISRLGLQRNDHGYVLLGLFQDLNPTDQKQLSSLAVLAGYRLASSLSLGTYFYLGDLVTNPTYQGQGLAVQMLRYLEAIARDAGCRQIHLDAGVERFGAHRFYAKQGFNIVFHHFAKELG; encoded by the coding sequence ATGATCCATGAACTCAACACCCCTTCGGAGTTGAACGAGGCCTATGGCCTGATCCGCCACCTTCATCCGAAACTCGGCAAAGCTGATTTCATCAGCCGTCTTGGGCTGCAACGCAATGACCATGGCTATGTGCTTTTGGGTCTCTTTCAAGACCTCAATCCAACTGATCAGAAGCAACTCTCTTCATTGGCAGTCCTGGCGGGATATCGCTTGGCTTCTTCCCTATCGCTTGGCACCTACTTCTATCTGGGAGATCTTGTGACGAACCCCACCTATCAGGGCCAGGGTCTGGCAGTTCAGATGTTGCGCTACTTGGAGGCGATCGCAAGGGATGCAGGTTGCAGACAGATCCATCTAGATGCAGGCGTGGAGCGATTTGGAGCCCATCGTTTTTATGCAAAACAAGGGTTCAACATAGTGTTTCACCATTTCGCCAAGGAGCTTGGCTGA
- a CDS encoding chlorophyll a/b binding light-harvesting protein, which translates to MQTYGKTDVTYAWYAGNSGVTNRSGRFIASHIGHTGLICFGAGANTLFELARYDSALPIGDQGFVVLPHLAGLGIGGIENGVITDSYGMLVVAVFHLIFSAVYAGGAMLHSFRYKEDLGEYPQGSRPNKFDFKWDDPDRLTFILGHHLLFLGLGCVQFVEWAKYHGIYDPAMGVVRKVEYNLDLSMVWNHQIDFLTINSLEDVMGGHAFLAFFLSAGAIWHIFSKPFGEYTEFKGKGLLSAEFVLSTSLAGAAFIAFVAAFWASMNTTIYPTDLYGGPLNIELNFAPYFSDTDPLFGGDLHSARSWLSNFHFYLGFFYLQGHFWHGLRAMGFDFKRVEKLFDQLESNEISLNPAKSTTVPSTSTDSAT; encoded by the coding sequence GTGCAAACCTACGGGAAAACAGACGTTACCTACGCCTGGTACGCGGGTAACAGTGGAGTGACCAACCGATCAGGCCGATTCATTGCCTCGCATATCGGTCATACAGGATTAATTTGCTTCGGCGCTGGTGCCAACACCCTGTTTGAGCTAGCTCGTTACGATTCCGCATTGCCAATAGGTGACCAAGGATTTGTAGTTCTTCCTCACCTAGCAGGTCTTGGTATTGGCGGCATAGAAAACGGTGTGATTACAGATTCCTATGGCATGCTTGTTGTCGCAGTCTTCCATCTCATCTTTTCGGCCGTTTATGCCGGTGGAGCGATGCTTCACTCCTTTAGATACAAGGAGGACCTGGGAGAATACCCGCAAGGATCCAGGCCTAACAAATTTGATTTTAAATGGGATGATCCAGACAGGCTCACCTTCATACTTGGACATCACCTGCTATTCCTAGGTCTTGGCTGCGTTCAATTTGTAGAATGGGCTAAATACCATGGTATTTATGACCCAGCAATGGGTGTTGTACGTAAGGTCGAATACAATCTTGACTTGTCAATGGTTTGGAATCATCAAATTGATTTCCTTACGATCAATAGTTTGGAAGATGTGATGGGAGGTCATGCATTCTTGGCCTTCTTCTTGAGTGCTGGTGCTATTTGGCATATTTTCAGCAAGCCATTTGGGGAATACACTGAATTCAAAGGGAAAGGACTATTGTCTGCTGAATTTGTGCTTTCTACCTCATTAGCAGGTGCAGCCTTTATTGCTTTTGTGGCAGCCTTCTGGGCTTCTATGAACACCACAATTTATCCAACTGATCTCTATGGTGGTCCTCTCAATATCGAATTGAACTTCGCACCCTATTTCTCAGATACGGATCCATTGTTTGGTGGAGACTTACACTCAGCCCGTTCATGGCTTTCAAACTTCCATTTCTACCTTGGATTCTTCTATCTTCAGGGTCATTTCTGGCATGGATTGAGAGCGATGGGCTTTGACTTCAAGCGTGTTGAAAAATTGTTCGATCAGCTAGAAAGCAACGAAATTAGCCTTAACCCAGCTAAAAGTACGACCGTGCCATCAACATCGACAGATAGCGCCACATAA
- a CDS encoding DCC1-like thiol-disulfide oxidoreductase family protein, with protein sequence MKLQTPLFESYSSIPLLIYDGGCPFCLHFAELSELRSGVQGLEICDGRAEKPLRDNLKSRGLDLRDGAILIVGDEAFHGAEAIQWLCQKMEPSAPLLSVLKTLMSSPFRSRLIYPFLRLARRTALAYKQIPLDPD encoded by the coding sequence ATGAAACTGCAAACACCATTGTTTGAAAGCTACTCATCAATTCCGTTACTGATCTATGATGGCGGCTGTCCTTTTTGTCTCCACTTTGCAGAATTGAGTGAGTTACGTAGTGGTGTTCAGGGCTTGGAGATATGTGATGGACGAGCAGAAAAGCCTTTACGAGATAATTTAAAATCTAGAGGCTTAGATCTCAGAGATGGAGCCATATTAATCGTAGGTGATGAGGCTTTTCATGGAGCTGAGGCCATTCAGTGGTTATGTCAAAAAATGGAACCATCCGCTCCGCTATTATCTGTTCTTAAGACTTTGATGTCTTCACCATTTCGCTCGAGGCTAATATATCCTTTTCTAAGGCTGGCCCGGCGTACAGCACTGGCTTACAAGCAAATACCATTAGATCCTGATTAA
- a CDS encoding oxidoreductase: MSWKVADIPDQKGRVALVTGANSGLGLETAKALLNKGARVIMACRSLPTGEDVRQVILERNDSTKLDLIELDLADLASVRRAAEQVESQYSRVDLLINNAGVMATPKTLSKQGLELQFAVNHLGHMALTLKLLPLLAKQHGARVVTVTSGAQYMGRIAWDDLQGIKQYDRWAAYSQSKLANVMFALELDKRMRQTASGIASLLAHPGLARTNLQPKSVAANKSWQEGLAYRLMDPMFQSAAMGSLPQLHAATAPTAQGGEQYGPRFNFRGYPKLCSVAPLALREEDRQRLWSISEKLLEI; this comes from the coding sequence ATGAGCTGGAAAGTTGCAGATATCCCTGATCAAAAAGGAAGGGTTGCATTAGTAACAGGTGCCAATAGTGGCCTTGGTCTTGAGACAGCCAAGGCATTGCTTAATAAGGGTGCCAGAGTCATTATGGCTTGTCGCTCACTACCCACAGGTGAAGATGTACGCCAGGTTATTCTCGAGAGAAATGATTCCACAAAGCTTGATCTGATTGAGTTGGATCTCGCTGATTTAGCGAGCGTTAGGCGTGCAGCTGAGCAGGTAGAAAGCCAATACAGCCGAGTGGACCTTCTAATTAACAATGCTGGAGTGATGGCTACTCCAAAGACCCTCAGCAAACAGGGTCTGGAGCTTCAGTTCGCCGTTAATCATCTTGGCCACATGGCATTAACACTAAAGCTCCTACCCTTACTCGCAAAGCAACATGGAGCAAGGGTTGTTACCGTCACTTCTGGCGCACAGTACATGGGTCGAATCGCATGGGACGATCTTCAAGGGATCAAGCAATATGACCGCTGGGCTGCCTACTCACAAAGTAAACTTGCGAATGTGATGTTCGCCTTAGAGCTCGACAAGCGAATGCGCCAGACAGCAAGTGGGATCGCATCATTGTTGGCACATCCAGGTCTGGCCCGCACTAATTTGCAGCCTAAATCTGTTGCTGCGAACAAATCCTGGCAGGAAGGCCTTGCTTATCGGTTAATGGATCCCATGTTTCAGAGCGCTGCAATGGGGTCTCTACCACAATTACATGCTGCAACCGCGCCAACTGCTCAAGGCGGCGAACAATACGGACCTAGATTTAACTTTAGGGGTTACCCGAAGCTTTGCAGCGTTGCCCCATTGGCACTTAGGGAGGAAGACCGTCAAAGGCTTTGGAGCATCAGTGAAAAACTTTTAGAGATTTGA
- a CDS encoding glutamate decarboxylase produces the protein MALHRSNPRSNDLEEHAIGETVDALVSPLPRTTFPQEYRPALTTFNLLKEELLLDGNSKQNLATFCQTYESQQVAELMALAVDKNLIDKDEYPQTAEIERRCVSMMADLWHAPGEAVGCSTIGSSEAAMLGGLAAKWRWREHRKAAGQSIDRPNMVCGSVQICWTKFARYWDVELREVEMTSGELCMSPERMLEQVDENTIVVVPTLGVTYHGLYEDVQAVSQALDELQQRKGLDIPIHVDAASGGFLAPFCAPDLAPWDFRLPRVKSINSSGHKFGLAPLGVGWVLWRESRDLPEGLVFHVSYLGGDMPTFQINFSRPAGQVISQYYDFVRLGRDGYQAIHGASYANAQYVAQELKKLGPFELINDGNPAGGIPTVVWTLRADQELGFNLYDLSDRLRLRGWQVPAYPFTGELAHQAFQRILVKRDFSREMADLLLTDIRNAITHFESHPVKISLNANEAASTNHLGRSMVECRDAHG, from the coding sequence ATGGCCCTGCATCGTTCCAATCCCCGCTCCAACGATCTGGAAGAACATGCCATTGGGGAAACCGTTGATGCATTGGTCTCACCATTACCACGCACGACTTTCCCGCAAGAGTACCGTCCTGCATTAACAACATTTAATTTGCTCAAGGAGGAATTATTGCTTGACGGCAACAGCAAACAAAATCTGGCCACCTTCTGTCAGACCTATGAAAGCCAACAGGTGGCTGAGCTAATGGCCCTCGCGGTTGACAAGAACCTGATCGACAAGGACGAATATCCCCAAACCGCAGAGATTGAACGCCGTTGTGTTTCGATGATGGCTGATTTATGGCATGCCCCCGGTGAAGCTGTGGGCTGCTCCACCATTGGTAGCAGTGAGGCCGCCATGCTGGGTGGCTTGGCTGCGAAATGGCGTTGGCGTGAACATCGCAAAGCGGCAGGTCAGTCGATCGATCGCCCCAACATGGTTTGCGGCAGTGTACAAATCTGCTGGACGAAATTTGCCCGCTACTGGGACGTTGAGTTGCGGGAGGTGGAGATGACCTCCGGCGAGCTCTGCATGTCTCCAGAACGAATGCTGGAGCAAGTGGATGAGAACACCATCGTTGTGGTACCTACCCTGGGCGTCACTTATCATGGCCTGTATGAAGACGTACAAGCCGTCAGTCAGGCCCTCGATGAGCTGCAACAGCGAAAAGGACTCGACATTCCTATCCATGTGGATGCAGCCAGCGGTGGCTTTCTTGCTCCTTTCTGTGCCCCTGATCTAGCTCCCTGGGATTTCCGCTTGCCGCGCGTGAAGTCAATCAACTCCTCTGGCCATAAGTTCGGCTTAGCTCCTCTGGGTGTGGGTTGGGTTCTTTGGCGTGAGTCCCGTGATCTACCGGAAGGATTGGTTTTCCATGTGAGTTACCTAGGAGGCGATATGCCAACGTTTCAGATCAACTTCTCGCGGCCAGCGGGGCAGGTGATCTCCCAGTACTACGACTTTGTCCGCCTAGGTCGCGATGGTTATCAAGCCATCCATGGAGCGAGCTATGCCAATGCTCAATATGTTGCTCAAGAACTCAAAAAGCTAGGCCCATTTGAGTTGATAAACGATGGCAACCCAGCAGGTGGCATCCCCACGGTGGTATGGACATTGCGAGCCGACCAAGAGCTTGGTTTTAACCTTTACGACCTCTCTGATCGACTGAGATTACGTGGTTGGCAAGTGCCAGCTTATCCATTCACAGGTGAGCTTGCTCATCAAGCCTTTCAGCGGATCTTGGTAAAACGCGATTTCTCACGTGAAATGGCTGATCTCCTACTTACCGACATCCGCAACGCCATAACTCATTTCGAGAGTCATCCTGTCAAGATCAGTCTTAACGCTAATGAAGCAGCGTCTACTAATCATCTCGGCCGTTCAATGGTTGAATGCCGTGATGCGCATGGATGA
- a CDS encoding ferritin translates to MALPTSTKAVALTTGPAGRAIAQSMEASLVEALHQHLTMERNASAAYFAIAIWFAERELRGFSHYFKQEAIQEQEHAAHFADYLIARGQAVVLQDVPSPRQEWISTDEIMAASFQMEADVTTSLHQLYAMAERASDMRTTVFLDPLVDNQVDSENEFAHLLGRVRFAQNQPSAMLIIDGELSDGKHSPAKLA, encoded by the coding sequence ATGGCATTGCCTACCAGTACTAAAGCTGTAGCCCTTACCACTGGTCCTGCAGGACGTGCAATCGCTCAGTCAATGGAAGCTTCTCTGGTTGAGGCTCTCCATCAGCATCTAACCATGGAGAGAAATGCTAGCGCTGCTTACTTTGCTATTGCGATTTGGTTTGCTGAGCGCGAATTGCGCGGCTTTTCCCATTACTTCAAGCAAGAAGCTATTCAAGAACAGGAACATGCCGCCCATTTTGCAGATTACCTGATTGCTCGTGGACAAGCTGTTGTTCTGCAGGATGTACCTTCACCCCGTCAGGAATGGATCTCTACAGATGAAATCATGGCTGCCTCATTCCAGATGGAGGCAGACGTAACAACCTCACTGCATCAGCTTTATGCAATGGCTGAGCGAGCTTCTGATATGCGCACGACTGTGTTCCTTGATCCACTAGTCGATAATCAAGTCGACTCTGAAAATGAGTTTGCTCACCTCTTGGGTCGAGTACGTTTTGCCCAGAATCAACCCTCTGCAATGTTAATTATTGACGGCGAATTGAGCGATGGAAAGCATTCACCTGCAAAGCTGGCCTAG
- a CDS encoding ferritin, with product MNDLTKAINLHLACEFQASHTYLAMSIWLREKDLAGFSSYMQIKSQEERGHADRLIAYLVDCDEQVELPAVEAPQRNWGSTQDLFDQVYELEKDVTASINRIYSIAEQAGERSATAMLDWFIAEQLQEEAEARFVRKRLRLAGDNTAALLLLDQQFLDGTALTTVKGGLTGLKQSEN from the coding sequence ATGAATGATCTAACCAAGGCGATCAACCTTCATTTGGCCTGTGAGTTTCAGGCAAGTCATACCTACCTAGCGATGTCAATTTGGCTTCGCGAGAAGGATTTAGCCGGATTTTCCTCATACATGCAAATTAAGAGCCAAGAGGAACGTGGTCATGCAGATCGACTTATTGCTTACCTTGTTGATTGCGATGAGCAGGTCGAGCTTCCCGCTGTTGAAGCTCCACAACGCAATTGGGGGTCCACCCAGGATCTCTTTGATCAGGTTTACGAGCTAGAAAAAGATGTAACAGCATCAATTAACCGTATTTATTCCATAGCTGAACAAGCTGGTGAGCGTAGTGCGACCGCCATGCTCGATTGGTTCATCGCAGAACAGTTACAAGAGGAAGCGGAAGCTCGTTTCGTGCGTAAGCGCCTTCGCCTGGCTGGTGATAACACTGCTGCGCTACTTCTTTTGGATCAACAGTTTCTTGATGGAACTGCCTTGACAACTGTCAAGGGTGGCCTTACTGGATTAAAACAATCTGAGAATTAA
- a CDS encoding DNA polymerase III subunit beta — protein sequence MSKDKEFAISKDSLRASWGNVPISAKIYQQIQAYLLQRQSMGLSTDVDELISTATDEFRDFQQRPEVKEALELVCADLASDQAFSGLSKDETTRAIVINFAIANYFNNCIGK from the coding sequence ATGTCTAAGGATAAAGAGTTCGCAATTAGCAAGGATAGTCTGCGTGCTTCATGGGGAAATGTTCCAATTTCTGCAAAAATTTATCAGCAGATACAAGCCTATCTCCTCCAACGGCAATCAATGGGCTTATCAACTGATGTCGATGAATTGATTAGTACTGCTACAGATGAATTTCGTGATTTTCAGCAGCGTCCAGAGGTCAAGGAGGCACTCGAATTGGTCTGTGCGGATCTTGCCTCCGATCAGGCTTTTTCAGGATTAAGTAAAGACGAAACGACCCGAGCAATCGTGATAAATTTTGCCATCGCAAACTACTTCAATAATTGCATTGGTAAATGA
- a CDS encoding tetratricopeptide repeat protein has translation MANESSNHSVSGKSANDYFKDGEKKFRSNDYQGAIDSYSKAIDINPNNAIAYNNRGNAKDELGDYQSALNDYNKAIDINGLDASFYINRGVVKRHSKNIKGAIDDYTKAIELDQQHATAYYNRGFAKFNQSDNKGAINDYNKALALNPKHAKSYYNRAIIKNNINDIKGAISDYTKAIEAMPLFAFAYYNRGNLMERLGRRQAAVTDHEKALEINPQLITAMNERAENKNLVENKVVNNMSNEEDRNHQDAFYYYSQGNAEQKRSNNQSAIDYYTKAIEVNPYYAEAYNYRGLAKYNLYDYQAALDDYSKAIEINSIYEDAYIGCGLAKSALSDYQGAIRAYERVLVINPKNVAAYRNRGIAKELEGNLEGACSDWREAASLGDADAAEWVKAQCC, from the coding sequence ATGGCAAATGAGTCATCCAATCATTCAGTATCTGGGAAAAGTGCAAATGACTACTTCAAAGATGGTGAAAAAAAATTTCGTTCAAATGATTATCAAGGGGCAATTGATAGTTACAGCAAAGCAATTGACATCAATCCAAATAATGCCATTGCATACAATAATCGAGGGAATGCAAAAGATGAACTAGGTGATTATCAAAGTGCACTGAATGATTACAACAAAGCAATTGATATCAACGGACTCGATGCCAGCTTTTACATCAATAGAGGTGTTGTTAAGAGGCACTCGAAAAACATCAAAGGGGCAATCGATGACTACACAAAAGCTATTGAACTAGATCAACAACATGCAACTGCCTATTACAATAGGGGGTTTGCTAAATTCAATCAAAGCGACAACAAAGGTGCTATCAATGATTACAATAAGGCTCTTGCCCTAAATCCAAAACATGCAAAATCATACTACAATAGAGCGATTATCAAAAACAATATTAATGATATCAAAGGTGCAATTTCTGACTACACAAAGGCAATTGAGGCCATGCCTCTTTTTGCCTTTGCCTATTACAATCGCGGCAATTTAATGGAGAGGCTGGGCCGAAGGCAAGCAGCTGTTACTGACCATGAGAAGGCACTAGAAATAAATCCACAACTTATCACTGCGATGAACGAGCGTGCTGAAAATAAAAACTTAGTTGAGAATAAGGTTGTAAATAATATGAGCAATGAAGAAGACAGAAATCATCAGGATGCATTTTATTATTACAGCCAAGGCAATGCAGAACAAAAGCGAAGCAACAATCAATCAGCGATCGACTATTATACAAAGGCGATAGAAGTCAATCCATACTATGCCGAGGCATACAACTACAGGGGCCTTGCTAAATACAACCTTTATGACTATCAAGCCGCACTTGATGATTACAGTAAGGCAATAGAAATTAACTCGATATACGAAGATGCCTACATTGGATGCGGTCTTGCAAAGTCTGCATTAAGTGATTATCAAGGTGCCATTCGAGCCTATGAGAGGGTACTAGTCATTAACCCCAAGAATGTTGCTGCTTATAGAAATCGTGGTATTGCTAAAGAATTGGAGGGAAATCTAGAGGGTGCTTGTTCTGATTGGAGGGAGGCCGCCTCTCTAGGAGATGCAGATGCTGCAGAATGGGTCAAGGCACAATGTTGTTAA
- the msrA gene encoding peptide-methionine (S)-S-oxide reductase MsrA, translated as MFPSWLTPKASKEAAIPSGTQQHAVLGTRLNDPLTTDQEDALFACGCFWGAEKGFWKLPGIITTAVGYAGGHQEQPTYQEVCSGRSGHTEIVRVVWNKSVIDYSDLLKLFWECHDPTQGNRQGNDRGSQYRSAIYTTTIQQIELAQASRDSFQQLLSKAGFGAITTEIKADQQFHYAESYHQQYLAKPGSRPYCSAMPTQVALNDFPGANFKLPVSVWQEYDWSVSHCVLRSGNEKIKL; from the coding sequence ATGTTCCCATCGTGGTTAACCCCAAAGGCTTCAAAAGAGGCTGCAATTCCCTCAGGAACTCAGCAGCACGCCGTTCTAGGTACAAGGCTGAATGACCCGCTAACCACAGATCAGGAAGATGCTCTGTTTGCTTGTGGCTGCTTTTGGGGAGCCGAAAAGGGTTTCTGGAAATTGCCTGGAATCATCACCACGGCAGTGGGTTACGCCGGTGGTCATCAAGAGCAGCCGACCTATCAAGAGGTCTGCTCAGGACGTAGCGGACACACTGAAATCGTACGGGTGGTGTGGAATAAATCCGTGATTGACTACAGCGACCTCCTCAAATTGTTCTGGGAGTGCCATGACCCCACACAAGGAAATCGCCAGGGTAATGATCGAGGGAGTCAATATCGATCGGCGATTTACACCACAACGATTCAGCAGATTGAGCTTGCGCAGGCCAGTCGAGACAGCTTTCAGCAACTCTTAAGCAAGGCTGGTTTTGGAGCAATTACAACTGAAATCAAAGCCGATCAACAATTCCATTATGCCGAGTCCTATCACCAGCAATACCTAGCAAAACCCGGAAGTAGACCATACTGCTCTGCAATGCCTACTCAGGTTGCTCTAAATGATTTTCCAGGTGCAAACTTTAAATTACCAGTAAGTGTCTGGCAAGAATATGATTGGTCAGTTAGTCATTGCGTTCTAAGATCTGGAAATGAAAAAATAAAGCTCTAG
- a CDS encoding TolB family protein produces the protein MRRFSLLRATLSLPFLLTTIALPIRLSSPAFADTLSQGEVPLIPREVLFGNREVSGVSLSPDGKQIIFLAPHRGVLNLWAQELEAGSKPRLLTNSTNRPTRAASWSVDGRYLITSRDSYGDENIVLIRIDPTTGEAIDLTPGKGVKAAIWGDDQDVPDELVIGLNDRDPRYHDL, from the coding sequence ATGAGAAGATTTTCTTTGCTTAGAGCAACTTTATCTCTACCATTCCTGTTAACCACTATTGCTTTACCGATAAGACTTTCCTCTCCTGCTTTCGCAGATACCCTCTCTCAGGGGGAGGTTCCGCTGATTCCACGTGAAGTCTTGTTTGGCAACCGTGAGGTGAGTGGGGTTAGCTTGAGTCCAGATGGTAAGCAGATTATTTTTCTGGCGCCCCATCGGGGAGTGCTGAATCTTTGGGCTCAAGAGCTTGAAGCGGGATCTAAACCACGTCTGCTTACAAACAGCACGAATCGTCCCACTAGGGCTGCTAGTTGGAGCGTTGATGGTCGATATCTAATCACTAGCCGCGACAGCTATGGCGATGAAAACATTGTTTTGATTCGAATCGATCCAACGACTGGCGAGGCGATTGATCTCACACCAGGTAAGGGTGTCAAAGCTGCTATCTGGGGTGATGACCAAGATGTCCCCGATGAGTTGGTCATCGGCCTAAATGATCGCGATCCTCGCTATCACGATCTCTAG
- a CDS encoding helix-turn-helix domain-containing protein — protein sequence MSFRFLPDDPVPTVRMPTGQSILIDPAARSGGACIEVVEGIARVYCPCEETEGMTLAFLQEGDQLRTDRLCSEGVCVEALTPLCFRSDAEIRDGHDFDAVNEWTLQLLRIRHLGNAEQRLQALLALLVNRLGRRCGDWCDLPFRLTHERIGELIGSTRVTSTRLISRLRTADLLNVPSGEPILRLAPALIESAPLAAS from the coding sequence ATGAGCTTCCGATTCCTGCCAGATGATCCAGTCCCAACAGTGCGGATGCCAACAGGGCAATCCATCCTTATCGATCCTGCCGCTCGTTCAGGCGGCGCTTGTATCGAAGTCGTTGAGGGTATCGCCCGCGTTTACTGCCCATGCGAAGAAACTGAAGGAATGACTCTCGCTTTTCTTCAGGAAGGCGATCAACTACGCACCGACCGCTTGTGCAGTGAAGGTGTCTGTGTTGAAGCACTTACACCATTATGTTTTCGCAGCGATGCTGAAATCCGTGATGGGCATGACTTTGATGCGGTGAACGAATGGACCCTGCAGCTGCTTCGCATTCGCCATTTAGGTAATGCAGAACAGCGTCTCCAGGCATTGCTCGCCCTGCTTGTTAACCGCTTAGGGCGACGCTGTGGCGACTGGTGTGATCTCCCCTTCCGACTCACCCATGAGCGAATTGGTGAACTCATCGGATCTACGCGGGTGACCTCCACGCGACTGATCTCCAGGCTAAGGACCGCTGATCTTTTAAACGTTCCCAGCGGAGAACCCATCTTGCGCTTGGCCCCAGCCTTAATTGAATCAGCACCTCTTGCCGCCTCATAG